One genomic segment of Bradyrhizobium diazoefficiens includes these proteins:
- a CDS encoding ABC transporter substrate-binding protein has protein sequence MRRRDFIAGLGAAALPLPACAQSKNDHIAHVAYLGVGSPGAFDPRQIEEFRRGLLENGLVEGRTIEIDYLWGEGDPNRIKQLAADLGQRNLDVIITAGSETTLALIATGTKTPIVFAIISDPIGTGVVKSLSRPGGNVTGLAMSGTDLEAKRVEVLKEAVPATTRIMVLHDPKVGQAGVAEVQATARALKLDPVVVQAADPSEFDGAFAHAKDQGADALVAMASPFLNYHRKRLIELAGRYRFASVWYGAAFVREGGLLSYGPNFPDMYRRSAGYVAKIIGGAKPADIPVEQPVKFEMVINLKTSKALGLEIPAMLIARADEVIE, from the coding sequence ATGAGACGACGTGATTTCATTGCCGGCCTTGGCGCCGCAGCGTTGCCTCTGCCAGCGTGTGCTCAATCGAAGAATGATCACATCGCCCATGTCGCCTATTTGGGCGTTGGGAGCCCGGGCGCTTTCGATCCCCGGCAAATCGAAGAGTTCAGACGAGGTCTGCTCGAGAATGGCCTTGTAGAGGGCAGAACAATCGAGATTGATTACCTGTGGGGCGAAGGCGATCCAAACCGCATCAAACAACTGGCAGCAGATCTCGGACAACGCAATCTCGATGTCATCATCACTGCCGGCTCCGAGACGACACTTGCGCTGATAGCCACTGGAACCAAAACGCCCATTGTATTTGCAATCATCAGCGATCCGATTGGCACCGGAGTCGTGAAGAGCCTCAGCCGACCCGGCGGTAATGTCACCGGTTTGGCGATGTCTGGCACAGATTTGGAAGCCAAACGCGTGGAGGTGCTGAAAGAGGCTGTACCCGCAACGACGAGGATCATGGTCCTGCATGACCCCAAGGTAGGGCAGGCTGGAGTGGCTGAGGTACAGGCGACCGCGCGTGCACTCAAGCTTGACCCAGTGGTTGTACAGGCCGCTGATCCCAGTGAATTTGACGGTGCGTTCGCGCACGCGAAGGACCAGGGCGCGGATGCCCTTGTAGCTATGGCATCTCCGTTCCTGAACTATCATCGCAAGCGACTGATCGAGTTGGCAGGACGCTATCGATTTGCATCGGTTTGGTATGGTGCGGCCTTTGTCAGAGAAGGAGGGCTGCTGTCGTATGGCCCTAACTTTCCGGATATGTACCGCCGGTCCGCCGGCTACGTAGCAAAAATTATTGGGGGCGCGAAGCCCGCCGACATCCCGGTTGAACAACCTGTAAAGTTCGAGATGGTCATAAATCTCAAGACCTCAAAGGCGCTCGGGCTAGAAATTCCGGCCATGCTGATCGCTCGCGCCGATGAGGTGATCGAATAA
- a CDS encoding ABC transporter substrate-binding protein, with protein sequence MFRKLSIVAFAAALAAAPLPVLAQGKKDSVVMAMALEPPGLDPTNAAAAAIAEVTLYNIYETLTKINEDGSVSPLLAESWTASPDLKTYTFKLRKGVKFHNGEAFNSAAVKFSFERNAAPASTNKDKSLFQAFEKVDAPDADTVVITLKYGEPNLPFLLGQASGSIVEPKSAATNVTQPVGTGPYQLAAWAKGSSITLNKWADYRSAAAVKLSKVTIRFISDPAAQTAALLSGDVDAFPRVSAQRTIAQFKADPRFNVMVGGSRAKTIVAINERKKPLDDVRVRRAILAAIDRKAMIDGAVDGFGTPIGSFYVPGALGYVDTTGINPYDPEKAKKLLSEAGVTTPLELSLKLPPPSYARQGGEILAAQLAKVGIVAKIENVEWAQWLSQVFAANGPHNYDLTIVSHVEPFDLVKITEPDYYLGYNNEAFNALYKQIVSTPDEAARAKLLGDAQRMLATDAVAGFLYQPQLITITNKKLKGVWKEVPQYENDFSTWSWE encoded by the coding sequence ATGTTCAGGAAACTATCGATCGTCGCTTTTGCCGCAGCGCTCGCCGCGGCGCCGCTGCCGGTGCTGGCGCAAGGCAAGAAGGACAGCGTCGTCATGGCGATGGCGCTGGAGCCTCCCGGGCTCGATCCCACCAATGCCGCCGCTGCCGCGATCGCCGAGGTCACGCTCTACAACATCTACGAGACGCTGACCAAGATCAACGAGGACGGCTCGGTCTCGCCCTTGCTGGCAGAGAGCTGGACCGCATCGCCTGATCTCAAGACCTACACGTTCAAGCTGCGCAAGGGCGTCAAATTCCACAACGGCGAAGCCTTCAATTCCGCCGCGGTAAAGTTCTCGTTCGAGCGCAACGCGGCGCCTGCTAGCACCAACAAGGACAAGAGCCTGTTCCAGGCTTTCGAGAAGGTCGATGCGCCCGACGCCGACACGGTGGTGATCACCCTGAAATACGGCGAGCCGAACCTGCCGTTCCTGCTCGGGCAGGCGAGCGGCTCGATCGTGGAGCCGAAGAGCGCAGCCACCAATGTCACGCAGCCGGTCGGCACCGGACCCTATCAGCTCGCCGCCTGGGCCAAGGGCTCCTCGATCACCCTGAACAAATGGGCCGACTATCGGAGCGCCGCCGCGGTCAAGCTGTCGAAGGTGACGATCCGCTTCATCTCCGACCCGGCCGCGCAGACTGCCGCGTTGCTGTCGGGCGACGTCGATGCATTCCCGCGCGTGTCGGCCCAGCGCACCATCGCGCAGTTCAAGGCCGATCCGCGCTTCAACGTCATGGTCGGCGGCTCCAGGGCCAAGACCATCGTCGCGATCAACGAGCGCAAGAAGCCGCTCGACGACGTCCGCGTGCGCCGCGCCATCCTGGCCGCGATCGACCGCAAGGCGATGATCGACGGCGCCGTCGATGGCTTCGGCACGCCGATCGGCAGCTTCTACGTGCCGGGCGCGCTCGGCTATGTCGACACGACAGGTATCAACCCCTATGACCCCGAGAAGGCGAAGAAGCTGCTCAGCGAGGCGGGCGTCACCACGCCGCTGGAATTGTCGCTGAAGCTGCCGCCGCCGTCCTATGCGCGGCAGGGCGGCGAGATCCTCGCAGCCCAGCTCGCCAAGGTCGGCATCGTCGCCAAGATCGAGAACGTCGAATGGGCGCAGTGGCTGTCGCAGGTGTTCGCGGCCAACGGTCCGCACAATTACGATCTCACCATCGTCAGCCATGTCGAGCCGTTCGACCTCGTCAAGATCACCGAGCCGGACTACTATCTCGGCTACAACAACGAGGCCTTCAACGCGCTCTACAAGCAGATCGTCTCGACGCCGGATGAAGCGGCCCGCGCCAAACTGCTCGGCGACGCCCAGCGCATGCTGGCGACCGACGCGGTCGCCGGCTTCCTCTATCAGCCGCAGCTGATCACCATCACCAACAAGAAGCTGAAGGGCGTCTGGAAGGAAGTCCCGCAATACGAGAACGATTTTTCGACGTGGTCGTGGGAGTAG